CAAATGGAGATTCCTGAGCATGATATTGACTGGTATTTGGACACAAGAAAGTTTGGAACAGTGCCTCATAGTGGTTTTGGACTTGGCTTTGAACGATTGATGTTGTTTGTTTCAGGTATGAGCAATATTCGCGACGTGATTCCATTCCCAAGAACGCCGCAACACTGCGAATTTTAGAATAAATCAGAATAAGATATTACGATATGAAATGGCTGTCAGTTGAGACAGCCATTTTTTATTGATTAAAAATTGTATCTGGCTCCTACTCCACCTTGCAAATTTGTCGCGAATGAGTCGTCAATGATTTCCATGTAAATTATGACATCTGCAAACATGCTGATCGGAGCTTCGGAAAATGTGTATTCCAATCCGGTAGCGATATCAATACCCATGTCGAAATCTTTTATTTTATCGCTTTTTATAGGTTGCCAAGAATAATGTTTGTCTTTTCGGTAGTAATATTTGAACTGGTAAGTCTTATATCTTGCTTGAAGTCCTCCTCCATAATACCAGAACAAATCTTCTGATGCAGAAATTTTTTTGCTGAGCAAATAGTGTAGTTGAAAGCTTAAGGGAATAGAGTTTTCAACTCCAACGTATTTGAAGTCGTGAACTTTTTTATTGTCAAGATATTTTTCAGTGTAATAGGACTTATGTATTTCTTTGTTCCAATCGTTGAACCCGTCTTTCATCTCATCGTCTTTGAAGTTTGTTCTTCCAATATTGAACTCAAAAGCTGAAGTTTCTGTAAGGTACTTTTTTATTGATATTCCTGTAGGATCAATGAATCTCATGCCTAATGAAATGTTCTTATTTTGAGATACGCCTTTGAATGAAATTACTATAAATAATATGAGCAATAATTGTTTCATTCTTATTTTTTGAGGTTGTTTTTAGTGAATTTTAATTTAGGGGTAAAATCCTTCATCTTATTGTATTTTTTTAACTATTTATGCTTCAACTTTGTCTTTTTCTAATTAATTGAGTGTTTGCATTCCTAATATTTTTTGATTTGTTAAAGAGTTTTATTTGATTATTCTTAGCTGGTCGAAATCATTGATTTTCCACATATAGAAGAGGTTTTATATTATACATTTTTCTAAAAAGTGGGCTTGTATTTGAGTTGATTGAAAAATTATTTAACTATTTATATTATAATTATTGCTATGTTGGGTAATTTGGTTTTTGAATAATAGGAGGAATGATTTTTGTTTAACTTTTCTCGTGGAGTTTCCATTTTTTATTATTTCTCATTTGGCTTGAAAGTAGAACGAGTCAGTCTAATTCGTTGATTTATGGGTATAATCAAGAGTACTCAATCCCAAAGAAGTTTCATATTGCATAGTCAGTATACCATTGGAAGAGATGTTAATAACATGTATAGATTGCATGTGTCCGATGTTTCAAGAAAGCACGCAGTGATTTTTTGGGAAGTTGGATTGTGGAAGTTAACAGATCACAGTACCAATGGGACAATGCTTAACGGCAAGCATGTGAATCATGAGACAGTTGAATTGAAAGTGGGGGATCGAATAGTTTTTTCCAATGAAATCGAAGATGAATTGACCGTGATGGATTTAGCTTCTCCTAGCAGTTATTTATTAGCTAGTCATCCTGATTATAGATTCATCGAATTAAGAGACCAAGTAGTGTTGTCACAAGAGAGCGAGCTTAATTACAGCTTGTTTTTGAATAAGGATCAATCATGGGTTTTGGATAATTGCGATGAAGAAGTGGTATTGAGGCATGGAGAAAAATACAATATCATGCATTGTGAGTACGAGTTTTTTGAAAACAACAGCTTGGAGGAAACAGTGAAGAACAATGATATAGCTTCCCAAGCCTGTTTTGAATTCATGCTTAGTTATGATGAGGAGAATGTTTTTTCTAAGATTAAAATCAATGATTTGACCATGGATTTGGGAGGCAAGGTTTTTAACCAATTATTACTCCTATTGGCACGTATGAAAAAAAGAGACATGGATGAAGGAATTGAGGAAAGCGCTTCCGGATGGGTCGCCGTTTCAGACTTGGAAAGGATGTTGGGCAAGGAGCTCTTTAAAGACGTGGATGTGTATTACATCAATATTTTAATTCACAGACTTAGAAAATTCTTGACGGAACTTAAGCCTTATGGATACTTGTTCGCTAATGTAATTGAAAGACGAAAAGGAAAGCTCAGATTTAACTTTTCAAGATTTGAAATAAAGAAAGAGGCGTTCTACGCTTGATAATGATTTTTGTGGGAAGGCTTTTGCTTTAGCGCTATTTTTTTAAAAGCAAGAGCTTGTTATAATTGAATTTTTTATGGAAATATATCATACGGATAAGGAGAGGATATTTGATATTCCTAATTACAAGTACTTGGAGCTTTTGGGGGAGGGAGGTTATGGAGTCGTGTTCAAGGCTATCCAAGAGAGCACTGACAGAGCTGTGGCAGTTAAGATGGTTAAGTTTGATCCCAAAATCGATGAAACCAGAAAACAACAACATTTAACCAGATTTGATAGAGAAACGCGTATCTGCGCTGGAATATCGCATCCAAATATAGTGAATTTGATAGACAAGGGCGTGTCCGAAGAGGGAAGCCCTTTTGCTGTATTTGAATATTTGGAGGGCGAGACACTCAAGGAATATATAATGAGGCACAAGAGGCTTGAACCGTTTAAAGCCAAACAACTTATGAGCCAAGTTTTAGACGCCTTGTCTTGCGCTCATGAGAAAGGTGTGGTGCACAGGGATTTGAAGCCTCAAAATATCATGGTGACAAAGTCTGGCGGAAAGGAGTATGTCAAAGTACTTGACTTTGGCATAGGGACCTTTACCAGTGGTTCGCTCTTGGGCGCTTATCAACAGATTACCATGACGCACGATTTGGTTGGGACGCCTATTTATAGCGCTCCGGAGCAATTAAGAGGAGAGCCATCGACTGTGCAATCAGATTACTACGCATGGGGACTCATTTTTCTGGAATGTTTGATGGGCATGCCTGTTATGAGCGGAGCATCGTTAGCCCAAGTGTTTCAAAAGCAACTTATGGCAACTCATGTGCCTCTGCCTAGCGGCTTAATAGATCATCCCTTAGGTAAATTGTTACGGTGGGTATGCGCTAAAAGGCCAATGGATAGGCCCAAAGGTATTGGGGATTTGATCAATGAGCTAGAAAAGATCAATATGGATACGGTGCTCGTTGATCTTAAAAGAAGCAGATCTCAGTCTTTGTTGGAGCAAGAAGCGCCTACTTTATCCAACAGTATGATGTGGTCTGGAATGAATGGGGTTAAGAAGCAGTTGACAGTGCTATGTGTCAAGTTGGATATTGATTATGAAGGAAGCCTTTCGGGAGGGAGCATGGAAGTTATCGATTCAATATTAAAAGATCAGATAAATATCTGCAGGGATATAGCGCTAAGATATGGAGGTTTCGTTTCTGATTCATTCATGAATAATTTGGCGATCTACTTTGGATATCCTGAAGTGAGCGACACGGATGCGAGAAGAGCAGGAAGAACGGCTTTGGAACTAGTTAATGCGGCTAGAAATAGAAGTGTTCAGTTATATGATCAGCATGGGATAAAAGTCGCTATTAGGCTAGGGATGCACTCAGGACATGTGTTGGTGAGTAGAAATCGTTTGCCGGAAGGAGCGGTGCCCAACTTGGCAATGGATATGTCATACCGGGCTGGCAACGGAATGATATTGACCAGCGGAGTATCGAAGAAAATGTTGGAACCATTTCTTGAATTTGAAACGCATCGAAATGGAGAGTTTCTGTTGATGGGCGAGAGGCATTCAGAGGCATTTATTTCTTTGAATACAACTACTGGCAAGAATAAAATGGTTGGTAGAGATATCGAAAAGAAAAAAGCGCTGAGTGAATGGAATAATTATAATGATTCATTTGGGATATTATTAGAAGGCCAAGCTGGAATAGGCAAATCATGTTTGGTTCATGAAATAAAAGCGGGATTAAAAAGCGAGGGAATAGTTGTTTTAGAATGCAGAAGCTTGCCTGAGCATGAGAATAGTGCGCTTTACCCATTTTTGAGACTTTTTAGAAGAGCTTGGCAGTTTGATGATTTGTCTGAAAATTTAGACAAGTTTGAGAAACTTAGAACAGAGCTGAAGAACATAGGCATAGAAGATGATGACAAAATAATGTTGATGGCTTCTTGGTTCTCCATTGTTTTGCCGGAAGGTTGGGAAGTAAAAGCATTTGATCCCAATGATCAGAAAGTCATATTGTTTGATATTTTTCAGAGATGCTTGACAAGGCTTGAGTCAGAGAAATATATGGTGGTGATCGAGGATTTGCACTGGATTGATGAGATGAGTTTGGAGTTTGTCAATCATATGATCAGCAACGATGAAAAGAAAAAGCTTCCATTTTTTCTAATTACTAGCAGGCCCGTAGAGGAAGGTTGGCTTGATGAATTGAAGATTGAAAAGTTGAAAATCGACTCAATGCCTTCAGAGACGATAGAGGCTTTAGTGACTAGTCAATTGGATGGTGAAAAAGTAGCGCAGGAAGCATTGGATTATATTACCGAGAGAGCGGATGGAGTTCCTTTGTATGCGAAAGAACTGACAAGCATGTTGATTGATCAAGATTTATTGGTGAAGCCGGATAGTATTTACCGTTTGATCGATGATATAGATGACAAGATGCTCCCGCTTACTCTGCAAGAGTTGTTGCACTCTAGATTGGATCGGCTTGGCTCGGCAAAAGAGACTGCGCAATTAGCTTCAGCAATAGGCCGAGAATTCGATTACGACCTATTGCTAAAGTCCGGACGCAAGGATGAGGCATCTTTGCAAATGGACCTTGAATCGCTTTTGAAGTCCGATTTGATTTATCAACAAAGAAAAGTCGAAGGAGCGAATTATATCTTTAGGCATATTTTGATACGAGACGCTGCTTATGACAGCATGGTTGATAGTCATAAGGTGAAGGTGCATATTGCTATTGCTGAATATATTAAAAAAAGCAATAATAGTTTGGAGACAAATCAATTAGTTGCTTATCACTATCAATTATCTGGAAAAATTAATGAAAGTGTTAAATATTGGTGGTCTTGTTCAGAGGAAAGCTTTAAAATCAAACAGTCATATGAATTGACTTTATTCTTAATTAAGAAAACTATTTGTTGTTTGGAGATGTTGTCTGGTTCTTCGCTGGAAACCCAAGAGTTATGGCTAAAGGTGTTAAATCTTCAAAATTCTATTTTTCAATTTTCAAAAGGTTTTACAGATGATTTAATTCATGAAAACTATAAAAAAAGTATAGATATAATTGAGTCAAATCCAAGGCTTGATCTTAAGCTTACTGTTGAAACCATTAATGGTAAGTTGTTTTATGAATTGAATACAGGAAATATTGGTTTTGCTTTAGAATCAATCAGGTATCTATCAAATATTGATGAATCCAAGTTGGATAAAAAAGAAGCGTTGACATTGATTTTTGGCAGGTCTTACACTCATTATTTAAGAGCTAATTATAAAGAGGTAATTGAATTAGGTGAAAAGGCGATTAATTTGTTTAATTTGGACAGGTTGGATGATGATTATAAAGATAGATCTAAAGTGTTGCCATTAGTAAATGCTTTGTCATTTAAGATGATTTCGTTGATTTTTTTAGGAGAATTGGGGAAGTCAGCTAAATGTGTGTCAACCATCTTAATGTTAGTTGAAAAATGTGGTTTTCAAGATTTAATTGCAAATGCTTATTGTCAGATAGCTTCAGCATATGTAATTCAAGGTTCTTTCTTTTCAGACTCAGAGAAAGAGTATTCTCAAGCGAAATATTATTTAGACTTTGCGAAAAAAATATCAGAAGAGAATGATTTGGAGTTTATAGAGCATAGTTGTGAATTGATTTATATGTCATTTAACGTACTTGATTTTAAAAATGATTTAAGGGAAAGTTTTTTAAAAAAAATACATAACTCAGGTCTGATGTCTTTTGAAAGTTGGTATATGCTATTTTTAATTAAAGCTAATATTGATAGAAAATTATTCGATAAGGCTGTAAAAATGATTCAAAATGAAATACAGAGGTGTGAGAAGACAGGGATATTTTTTGCATTGGATTATTTGAAAGTATTTTTTGTAGTTGCAAAAATGGGGAATGGTCAAAGTGTCGATAGCATTGAAATAGAAAAATTAATAAGCTATTTAGAAAGAAATAATTTGATTTGGTTGAGGTTAATCTTAGCATATCATTTAAAAATATACAAGGGAATTAATTTTAATCTCGAGGAGTATTTTTTAGTAAATAATTTAAATAAAGTACATTTTAAAAATAATAATCTATTCAATAAATTTTTTTAATAAAAACCATTAAACTATGCTATTACATTTAATTTCAGATTTAATTAGAAAAAAAGAAATAAATGATTCATTTTCAAATGATCCAAAAAGGGTTTTATCAGAGTATAATATTTCGAATTTGGACGAATTGAAAGCAATGAGTCCTGAATCTTTAAAGGCTAAAATCATAGAAGAAATTGATAATGCTTTAAGTCAATACCCATTATTAGGATGGCCAGCTCCTGGAGTAATTAAATTAACTGAAGTGGATCCTAGCACTTTTAAATCAGGGCAGACAAGCTATGAAATGATTATAAAAGGAGAGAATTTTGAAAGTTCTGGAAATAAAATTGACGAAATTTTGGTATTTAGTTCGGAAGTGAATTTTGCAAGAGCATCGAAGTTCGAAGTTATTTCGAATAGTGAGTTGCGTGCGATATTTGATGAAAATTTAGAGGTCGGACGTTATAATTTGAATATAAAGTATCATGAAAATAGTGGGCAGTTTGATGCATCTCTGCCAAATGCGTTTGAAGTAGTATGATCGCAACCAATGATTTAATCAAGTATTCAGAGAAGTATTTGAGTGATGAGTTAGTGTCAAAATCTTCTATGAATGCTATAAAGAAAGTGGCGGGAGATGTACCCGCCATTTTTCATACATTATATTTTGAAGTGCGAATTTGTGATAACACTAGGGTTGACTTGATAGGAATGGCAACAAAAAAACGAATTGGTTCACAAGGTGATGCGATGAAAAAGTGGCTCAACAGTAGCCATTATTCTATTTTGGATAAGTGGATGTCTAATGAGGTGTTGCCTCAACTTTGCTGTTTTGAATTCGATATTGTTAACCATGAATTGGATAGGACATTGATGTTTTGGGCTTTAGAGCATGGCTATTTTGATAGGCAGATGTTTCATAATAATAACAAAGCATATACAATGAAGGCACTTCATGAATGTTTCAAAATAGAGGGGATCAATCCAACTTCAGATGTTTTAGTTAACTTGAAAGATTGCATTAGTAAAATGCCTTCATCAGCAAACCTTCTGCATACTTTGAATATGAGTTATAGAGGAACGGAAGGTCAAAGATTGATTATCTCGTTGCCTGTTTCGGAATGCTTGTCTTTTTTAAAAAATATAAGTTGGGAAGGGAATTCTGTATTGTTGAAAACAGTCGTGAATTTGCTGATGGAATATCATTTTAATATTTCGTTACAACTTACTTTTGATCCAAGTTTAAATGAATCTATTGGGCTTGAAGTGTATTCTCGAAACTCAAAAGATTCTAGTGAATCTATTAAAAGCTTTAACTTGTTTTTTAATGATTTGCAAAGGGAAAACTTGCTTTTATCAGATAAATTGGATTTAGCAGCAAAGTGGATTGGTGAAGATACGATCAATGACGATTCTGTGGCTTGGAAAATGGGAATTGTAAGAGATTTGACATTTAAATTAATAATAGGAAAAAAGGTTTCATTGGATGCTAAGATGTATTTGGGTGTGAATGCTTTTTATAAGTTATTTTAAGAATGAGAACATGCTTTTTAATTGCTGTGCTATTTTTTAGTCAAGCAGGCTGCTTATACTCACAAGATTCTAGTAGTTTAAGCTTAGAGAATTATTTTAGTTTTGAGCAGAATGGGATGTATACTACTGGGTCTGTTCTTGCTGATTTGAATAATGATGATTTTTTGGATATTGTTCAGGCAAATGGAAATGATATGGCTCCTCAACCATTAACTATTTATTATAACACTGGAAGGTCATTTGGAACTTCTTACAATAGTAGAGTCGATCATTATTTTTCTGATATTGATTATCATACTAATCTTGCAGTCGGTGATATTGATAATGATGGGTTTGTAGATATTGTAGCGGTCTCTCCATTTAACAACTTCAATAAAAAATGTGAAGGTGGAAAAATAAAGGTGTATATAAATAATAATGGGCGCTTTTTAGAAAGTCCTTCAATGGTCAAGAATTTAAATTATAGCGTTTTTGATGTTGACTTAGGAGATATTGATGGTGACGGAGATTTAGATTTAGCAGTAGCTTGTGTTGGAAAGTGTGAAAGCAATACAAATGAATTGATATCAATGCCGTCTTTTGTATTTGAGAACAAAATGGGAAAGATAGATTTTGAAAAGCCATTTTGGTCGACATATGAAAATTATAGCGCATGGAGTTTGAATTTTGCTGATTTTAATCGAGATGGGAAGTTGGATTTGGCTTTGGGACATGTTGCTGATAGCTTGCAAGCTGGTGCCATTAGTATTTTTTTTGGGAATGAACATTTTTTAGATATTGAGCCTAGATGGAATGGAGGTGTTTATGATGATGTAATGGGTTTTTCTTTAACCTCTGGCTTATTAATTGAAGAAAAGGAGAATGCTTACCCAGCGATTCTAACTACATTGATGAGCACATCAAATACTAATAGGGAGTCAAGCGGTTTTTATCTGTATCAGACTTATGATTCAAGCCCTGTTTGGAAATTGAATTCAAAGGAAATGAAATATGTTGATAATCCATCATATTCAGCAATCTCGGATTTGAATAATGACGGGATATCAGATTTAGTGTTGGGATATTATTCTTTGAGAAATTGTTTGAATACAAGTGGAGCTCCATTACTTGTCTATTCTTATGATTCTTTAAATGAAAGTTATTTAAAGAGTTCCCCTGACTCTATTACTCAGATGAAGTTGGGGGTTAATGAACAAATTGCAATTGGGGATATCAATAATGAATGTTTAGTTTATCAAGAAGCTAAAAGAGTGCTTGTGAATGGAGAAAAGGTTGTAACTCTAAATCATAATAATGTTCAGGTCATTGATAGTGTGATGATAAACGGAGAGATAGTTTCACACAATAATTACAATTGGTGTCCAAATGAATTTTGGTTGAGCTTATCCAATGAAATATTTATTAACAAAAAAGGAATGGTTTATGTTTCAGTTTTTTATAAAATAAGCCGAAAGAAAAAGCTTTTGAGAGCTTTATGGAATCCTAATTTCGGTAGTTTGATTTATTCTGTCAGTGATTAGCTCTAAAGGTGTAAATATGTATTTACCTTAAACACAATTAACACAGGGTATTTTTATTTATTTTGTATGTTTTTTTGGCGATGCACTATTTTAAATTAACGGCTATAAGACGACAGCGAATATACTTATAATTTCAATTTTAGCGCTTTTTAACATTTCTTCAGGGGTGGGTTTCTTTATTGATTTGTAATATAGTCAGAAACCGATATAATAAAACCAAATTGGAGTAATCATTTAACCGCTTATTAATTATGAAAAAGTCTGTTTTAATCATTGCGGCCTTATTGGCCTTCGGAGCTACCATTTCAAGTTGCAACAAGGATAGTGATATTGACGATGCTGAGCCAGTGCAACCGCTTCCGCCAGAAGCAGTGCAACCACTGCCAGAGATTCCTGTGCAACCATTGCCCCCTGCAGAGTAAAATCAAAAAAAGCCTCTTGTTAAAATTGACAAGAGGCTTTTTTTATTTAATTAGCTTGAACTATTTGATTATTGCCCGGTTAGGAAAAGCGCATTTCCAAAGATCAAGTTTCCACTATGCCAGCTTGCTCTGAATAATGGATCATCCACCATGTAAATGATTTGTCCTTTGCCGATGTTTTCCACGCCAAAGATTAAAGACTCCTCTATTTGCTTAGCCGCTTCATAACCTACGAAACCAGCCAGTCTTGAGTCAAGGCCTTTGATTGTTGCTACATTCCAGCCATTGTTAAGATACGCATACCTGCTTGAGGATGTTTTCATCGTGTAATAATGCTTGTCATAGCCAAAGCCTAATGGATGCGTATTGTCAAGTCTCGCATTGAAGATAGCGCCTGAAATGTCTTGGCTGATAGCTCTTCTATT
The Aureibacter tunicatorum DNA segment above includes these coding regions:
- a CDS encoding FHA domain-containing protein, whose translation is MGIIKSTQSQRSFILHSQYTIGRDVNNMYRLHVSDVSRKHAVIFWEVGLWKLTDHSTNGTMLNGKHVNHETVELKVGDRIVFSNEIEDELTVMDLASPSSYLLASHPDYRFIELRDQVVLSQESELNYSLFLNKDQSWVLDNCDEEVVLRHGEKYNIMHCEYEFFENNSLEETVKNNDIASQACFEFMLSYDEENVFSKIKINDLTMDLGGKVFNQLLLLLARMKKRDMDEGIEESASGWVAVSDLERMLGKELFKDVDVYYINILIHRLRKFLTELKPYGYLFANVIERRKGKLRFNFSRFEIKKEAFYA
- a CDS encoding TOMM system kinase/cyclase fusion protein, which translates into the protein MEIYHTDKERIFDIPNYKYLELLGEGGYGVVFKAIQESTDRAVAVKMVKFDPKIDETRKQQHLTRFDRETRICAGISHPNIVNLIDKGVSEEGSPFAVFEYLEGETLKEYIMRHKRLEPFKAKQLMSQVLDALSCAHEKGVVHRDLKPQNIMVTKSGGKEYVKVLDFGIGTFTSGSLLGAYQQITMTHDLVGTPIYSAPEQLRGEPSTVQSDYYAWGLIFLECLMGMPVMSGASLAQVFQKQLMATHVPLPSGLIDHPLGKLLRWVCAKRPMDRPKGIGDLINELEKINMDTVLVDLKRSRSQSLLEQEAPTLSNSMMWSGMNGVKKQLTVLCVKLDIDYEGSLSGGSMEVIDSILKDQINICRDIALRYGGFVSDSFMNNLAIYFGYPEVSDTDARRAGRTALELVNAARNRSVQLYDQHGIKVAIRLGMHSGHVLVSRNRLPEGAVPNLAMDMSYRAGNGMILTSGVSKKMLEPFLEFETHRNGEFLLMGERHSEAFISLNTTTGKNKMVGRDIEKKKALSEWNNYNDSFGILLEGQAGIGKSCLVHEIKAGLKSEGIVVLECRSLPEHENSALYPFLRLFRRAWQFDDLSENLDKFEKLRTELKNIGIEDDDKIMLMASWFSIVLPEGWEVKAFDPNDQKVILFDIFQRCLTRLESEKYMVVIEDLHWIDEMSLEFVNHMISNDEKKKLPFFLITSRPVEEGWLDELKIEKLKIDSMPSETIEALVTSQLDGEKVAQEALDYITERADGVPLYAKELTSMLIDQDLLVKPDSIYRLIDDIDDKMLPLTLQELLHSRLDRLGSAKETAQLASAIGREFDYDLLLKSGRKDEASLQMDLESLLKSDLIYQQRKVEGANYIFRHILIRDAAYDSMVDSHKVKVHIAIAEYIKKSNNSLETNQLVAYHYQLSGKINESVKYWWSCSEESFKIKQSYELTLFLIKKTICCLEMLSGSSLETQELWLKVLNLQNSIFQFSKGFTDDLIHENYKKSIDIIESNPRLDLKLTVETINGKLFYELNTGNIGFALESIRYLSNIDESKLDKKEALTLIFGRSYTHYLRANYKEVIELGEKAINLFNLDRLDDDYKDRSKVLPLVNALSFKMISLIFLGELGKSAKCVSTILMLVEKCGFQDLIANAYCQIASAYVIQGSFFSDSEKEYSQAKYYLDFAKKISEENDLEFIEHSCELIYMSFNVLDFKNDLRESFLKKIHNSGLMSFESWYMLFLIKANIDRKLFDKAVKMIQNEIQRCEKTGIFFALDYLKVFFVVAKMGNGQSVDSIEIEKLISYLERNNLIWLRLILAYHLKIYKGINFNLEEYFLVNNLNKVHFKNNNLFNKFF
- a CDS encoding FG-GAP and VCBS repeat-containing protein: MRTCFLIAVLFFSQAGCLYSQDSSSLSLENYFSFEQNGMYTTGSVLADLNNDDFLDIVQANGNDMAPQPLTIYYNTGRSFGTSYNSRVDHYFSDIDYHTNLAVGDIDNDGFVDIVAVSPFNNFNKKCEGGKIKVYINNNGRFLESPSMVKNLNYSVFDVDLGDIDGDGDLDLAVACVGKCESNTNELISMPSFVFENKMGKIDFEKPFWSTYENYSAWSLNFADFNRDGKLDLALGHVADSLQAGAISIFFGNEHFLDIEPRWNGGVYDDVMGFSLTSGLLIEEKENAYPAILTTLMSTSNTNRESSGFYLYQTYDSSPVWKLNSKEMKYVDNPSYSAISDLNNDGISDLVLGYYSLRNCLNTSGAPLLVYSYDSLNESYLKSSPDSITQMKLGVNEQIAIGDINNECLVYQEAKRVLVNGEKVVTLNHNNVQVIDSVMINGEIVSHNNYNWCPNEFWLSLSNEIFINKKGMVYVSVFYKISRKKKLLRALWNPNFGSLIYSVSD